A genomic window from Triticum urartu cultivar G1812 chromosome 7, Tu2.1, whole genome shotgun sequence includes:
- the LOC125525381 gene encoding GATA transcription factor 20-like isoform X2, whose amino-acid sequence MAPSFWGPEFPPQPAAVFDDLALVEAEDAYEGEGDEQHEHGSDGEVVPMDIEDLEEAHLSCGCGRNLLTLCFRGVVHIFMSASPDKVSQVEAALSLQGRLDPADSTTVPPAARNTLTMIFRGQECSFDSVTPDEVQDVLLSLAGRELMVPRIELKMEFLHGSYDFDSVSPDKLQAALPLLGGMDLTVSTALPCANNQLTEPLICWIDVFDPVFPDKMQALLSLLGGDELNPGIGGGASPSIPYRLFLQSINHVW is encoded by the exons ATGGCACCGTCGTTCTGGGGCCCCGAGTTCCCCCCGCAGCCGGCGGCGGTGTTCGATGACCTCGCGCTCGTGGAGGCGGAGGACGCGTACGAGGGCGAGGGGGACGAGCAGCATGAGCACGGCAGCGACGGGGAAGTCGTCCCGATGGACATCGAGGACCTGGAGGAGGCGCATCTCTCCTGCGGCTGCGGCCGCAACCTGCTCACCCTGTGCTTCCGGGGCGTTGTGCACATCTTCATGTCCGCCTCCCCTGACAAGGTGTCGCAGGTGGAAGCTGCACTTTCGCTGCAGGGGCGATTGGATCCGGCGGACTCTACCACTGTGCCGCCCGCCGCGCGCAACACGCTCACCATGATCTTCCGGGGCCAGGAGTGCAGTTTCGACTCTGTAACCCCTGATGAG GTGCAAGATGTACTTTTGTCGCTCGCGGGAAGGGAGCTGATGGTCCCTAGGATTGAGCTCAAAATGGAGTTCCTGCACGGGAGCTACGACTTCGACTCTGTATCCCCTGATAAG TTGCAAGCTGCACTTCCGCTGCTGGGGGGAATGGATCTGACGGTCTCTACGGCTCTGCCATGTGCCAACAACCAGCTCACTGAACCCTTGATATGCTGGATCGACGTGTTCGACCCTGTATTCCCTGATAAG ATGCAAGCTTTACTTTCGCTGCTCGGGGGAGACGAGCTCAACCCAGGCATTGGTGGTGGAGCATCACCATCAATTCCATACAGACTATTTTTACAGTCTATAAACCATGTTTGGTAA
- the LOC125525381 gene encoding GATA transcription factor 20-like isoform X1, with the protein MAPSFWGPEFPPQPAAVFDDLALVEAEDAYEGEGDEQHEHGSDGEVVPMDIEDLEEAHLSCGCGRNLLTLCFRGVVHIFMSASPDKVSQVEAALSLQGRLDPADSTTVPPAARNTLTMIFRGQECSFDSVTPDEVQDVLLSLAGRELMVPRIELKMEFLHGSYDFDSVSPDKLQAALPLLGGMDLTVSTALPCANNQLTEPLICWIDVFDPVFPDKMQALLSLLGGDELNPGIGGGASPSIPYRLFLQSINHVCGGTIDEI; encoded by the exons ATGGCACCGTCGTTCTGGGGCCCCGAGTTCCCCCCGCAGCCGGCGGCGGTGTTCGATGACCTCGCGCTCGTGGAGGCGGAGGACGCGTACGAGGGCGAGGGGGACGAGCAGCATGAGCACGGCAGCGACGGGGAAGTCGTCCCGATGGACATCGAGGACCTGGAGGAGGCGCATCTCTCCTGCGGCTGCGGCCGCAACCTGCTCACCCTGTGCTTCCGGGGCGTTGTGCACATCTTCATGTCCGCCTCCCCTGACAAGGTGTCGCAGGTGGAAGCTGCACTTTCGCTGCAGGGGCGATTGGATCCGGCGGACTCTACCACTGTGCCGCCCGCCGCGCGCAACACGCTCACCATGATCTTCCGGGGCCAGGAGTGCAGTTTCGACTCTGTAACCCCTGATGAG GTGCAAGATGTACTTTTGTCGCTCGCGGGAAGGGAGCTGATGGTCCCTAGGATTGAGCTCAAAATGGAGTTCCTGCACGGGAGCTACGACTTCGACTCTGTATCCCCTGATAAG TTGCAAGCTGCACTTCCGCTGCTGGGGGGAATGGATCTGACGGTCTCTACGGCTCTGCCATGTGCCAACAACCAGCTCACTGAACCCTTGATATGCTGGATCGACGTGTTCGACCCTGTATTCCCTGATAAG ATGCAAGCTTTACTTTCGCTGCTCGGGGGAGACGAGCTCAACCCAGGCATTGGTGGTGGAGCATCACCATCAATTCCATACAGACTATTTTTACAGTCTATAAACCATGTTTG TGGTGGCACCATTGATGAGATTTAG